Part of the Virgibacillus necropolis genome, GGTGATACCTTCCTGGTTTATTTCCTGAGCATGATCTCCCAAAAGATAAATGCCCTTAAACCAACTCAAGCTAATTTAGCGCCAAAACGGAAAAGCATATCATCTTCAAACCACGCTGGAAAATTGGTCCCCCACGTATTATTGTAGAGATTCACATAAATTCCATCATTTAATGACGGTTGTTGATTGTCAAAATTAAGTAAACCACGACGACCAAAAGAGAACAAAGGTGCATCAAAGCTATTAATCGTTAGGTTTCCTTCAATTCCTTGATAGGTTAATCCTTCTTTTGTTAAAGCATGAATATTTCGATTCCCATTCGCTACCACGTTATATGGTGAAAGTTTTTCATTTAGCTTTGACATTTTCCAACGATAAGGATTGGCCACTGTCAAACTAGTCTCTAACCAGTAGGCTTCAGGCATTCGATTTGCCTGTTTGTCATTCCACTTAAGACTTCCAGCTATTTCTTTCATTATTAAGTTGATTTGATATGTTAGTCTTACTTTTTTAGGTACGCCCCATTGTTCTTGTTCATGTGCTTTAAAAACTAAATCAAAATTAACTTCAACCGCTTTGCCTTTACATTTAATGCTAGATTGTTCAATTGATGGAACTAAAACTTCGTGTCTAATTTCTTGATAAGCTTCGATACCACGCTTCGCAAAATCAACCAAAGCCCAACTGGATGTTCGGTTAGTTAAACGACTATACTTACTTAAATAATTGTTATAGTTCGCAAAATCAAAGCGTTCATAAGATAGTTTACCAAATTCTTTTCCATCCTTTAGCAAGTTATGTCCGTTAATTTCTAATTGATTTAGACCCCCTGTTGTCGAAAATACTAGGCTTATTCCATCAAATTGATACGTTTTACCTGGCACAACATCTTCTGTGATGTTTTCTAATGGCTTAATTACTGTACGTTTGTTATCAACTGCTTCAAGGGCTTCTTTGCGATGCCCATTACTTAAAGCAGTTATCGCCTTATTCACATAATCCCTTTGTTCTTCCCAAGTGGCTTCATATAAACGGTATGACCTACGATTAGCATCTGCTTTATTATCGATATTGGTGCTAATTAGAGCCATTAGATCAGCAAAATCCATGGTATTGCGATTATGATTAAAAGTGATTTTATCTTTTTCTCTGGCCTTCTTAAAATCAGCTAGTCGGTAATTCCGATAATCTGGTAAAAAGACATTGCCATTACCACCCCAAGTATGTTCTGCAATTAACATTAATTGTTCTGAGAAGTCTCTGTACTCCTGACTATCAATCGCCATCGCACCACTTTCTATCCATGTATCACGTAAATCTAAAAGGATTTTATAATCTGCGACTTTCTTCGGATCAGAAGCAACCCCATGAATCCAGCTATCAGCAATTTCTTCTTCAATAACTGGTAAGGTATCTTTTTTAACCCAGGCCGCTTTAGCAAACTCATCTAGGCTTGATGCAACCACCTCTACACCAGGGTATTCTTCCGCTAATTCAGCAAAAAGTTCAGTCACTTCTGCGGCATCTTTAGGTGGTCCTTGATTATCATGACTATGGGCAAAATACAGCATATCTTGCCAACCATCATGCATAAATGTTTCCCCATAATCTTGTGCATAATGGACAATAACTTCCGATCCATCTTTCGCACGCCAAACAAACATTTCCGATACGTTTGGAATCGCAGAACTGGCATTCACCCCAATGTGTAAATACTTCAAACCTGCTTGTGCCATTAACGGAACAATGGCAATCGAATGTCCGGGTACATCCGTCATTTTCGCCGCGATTGTTTGTTGATTATATTTTAAATCAAGCGCATTGGAAATCGATAAACCATACTCAAACAAGCGACGGTCCATCAGTTCTGTATGGATCGTTACAGGTAAGCCATGCCACTTAATTATGCCATTTTTAATTGCCTGTTCCATTCTTTTTTTATCTTTTTTCGTCACCTCTGGATGGTTGAGATAAAAATCAATCAGCCATGACCCTGTAGTCCAAACAAATTTTTTTGGCAATGCTTCTCCAATTGTTAAAGCTCGAGGAATAAAGTCATCCAAATACTTGATTGTTACTTTTTCTGCAAGATCGGTAAAACCAATATCCAAATGGGTTTTGAAGACTACATGTAATTTCTTTTTCATCGCCTACCGCTCCTCCCTTTATTTAACTTCATTTTCTTTTGGATTATATGCAAAAGTAATCAAACCTTCATTTAACTCCTGACATTTTTCAATTAATGCTTCTGGTGTTTCATTATCTACTGAAAGATATAACTGGTAGTCAAACTCATAAAAGCCAGATAAATCAACTTTGAAATTCGTTTCCCAGAAGTTATTCATAACCCATGAATAAATAAGATCTTTATTTTTAGCCTGTGTTCGCTCACTGCTTAACTCAATCTCATGATGCGCTAAAGTTCCCAAGGTAATTAATGGATTATCTTTTAGGGCAACCATCAAGTTTTGGTCTTTATTTTTAAAGACCATGCCATTTTGTAATAAATAAAAGTCAATATTGCTTCCAGGAATTTGGTCAATCGCTGGTCTAAAAATAGACCCTGATTTTTCACCATATAGTTCATGATTTTGACCATCACCAAACGGCAGTGGAATGTATAAATTTTCCGGTGCCCACTCATTTTGTTTCTGAATCCGAACAGTTACGGCAATCTTCGGTAATTCTTTATAAACCTTTAGCATCACCACATACATGTTTGTACCTTTTAAGGCAAATTCCATCTTAATTGTCGTATAAAGCGCACCATCAGCCACTTGATCAATGGCAACCAATTTAGCGACATCACGCTCGGTAATACGACCTTTACGGTTTCTACCCATTCTGCGTCGTTCTTGGCAAGCATCTGTTGTAATCGGTGTTTTTTCATATACACCCGTAAATGGGGCATGAACCGCATTAGGGTGGATCATGTTTGCACCTGTTGCTTTAGCAATCATTTGTTCAATCCCTGTTGTGTCATTAAAAATAATACGGTAGTGATCTGTTTCAACAACATGATGATTCTTCAATTGATGGCAACCAGGATAAGGAGCTAAATCAGACACACCATCATTTCCACGATAGGCATGGTTAGATTCCGTCCCACCGGCTGGTTTCTCAACTATTTGGCGGATTATAACTAAGCGTTCTTCCTTAGCAGCTAATGAAATCTTAAATTCAATATCATTTCCACCTGGAATCATCACAACTTGCGACACTAGGATTTCGTTTTTTTGACAATCTACGACCTCTATAAATCCGTCTCGTTTGAAATGAAAATATTCACCATCCACATCTTCCCAATGCTTAATATGAACTTTAGTATAGTCAGTAACTGGACGCTCATGCGGGTTAATAACCTTAAAGTACTTCTCACGGCTTGCCTGTAATGATTCTTCTCCTAAATTAGCCAATACTTCATCTAGATTTCGTGAAATAAGTGAGTTTGCGTTTACTGCATATGCACCTTTGCGATAATCTAAATCATTTACTAAAGTGTTCCAAGGTTCACCTACCGATGATGAGTAGCCCCAAGTATGTT contains:
- a CDS encoding DUF5054 domain-containing protein, which translates into the protein MKKKLHVVFKTHLDIGFTDLAEKVTIKYLDDFIPRALTIGEALPKKFVWTTGSWLIDFYLNHPEVTKKDKKRMEQAIKNGIIKWHGLPVTIHTELMDRRLFEYGLSISNALDLKYNQQTIAAKMTDVPGHSIAIVPLMAQAGLKYLHIGVNASSAIPNVSEMFVWRAKDGSEVIVHYAQDYGETFMHDGWQDMLYFAHSHDNQGPPKDAAEVTELFAELAEEYPGVEVVASSLDEFAKAAWVKKDTLPVIEEEIADSWIHGVASDPKKVADYKILLDLRDTWIESGAMAIDSQEYRDFSEQLMLIAEHTWGGNGNVFLPDYRNYRLADFKKAREKDKITFNHNRNTMDFADLMALISTNIDNKADANRRSYRLYEATWEEQRDYVNKAITALSNGHRKEALEAVDNKRTVIKPLENITEDVVPGKTYQFDGISLVFSTTGGLNQLEINGHNLLKDGKEFGKLSYERFDFANYNNYLSKYSRLTNRTSSWALVDFAKRGIEAYQEIRHEVLVPSIEQSSIKCKGKAVEVNFDLVFKAHEQEQWGVPKKVRLTYQINLIMKEIAGSLKWNDKQANRMPEAYWLETSLTVANPYRWKMSKLNEKLSPYNVVANGNRNIHALTKEGLTYQGIEGNLTINSFDAPLFSFGRRGLLNFDNQQPSLNDGIYVNLYNNTWGTNFPAWFEDDMLFRFGAKLA
- a CDS encoding glycoside hydrolase family 38 N-terminal domain-containing protein — translated: MKKKWKIYLIHHSHTDIGYTERQEKIERFHVDYIKRVIHILDDITTGKKPDWAGYKYTCENYWQVEQFLRSSTKEEQEKFEYYVHEGLIDISLTYLNLTELVDKDVLAKKLSDGRNYASRKKMKLNSAMTADINGYSWGYAETMYQNGITNFFSCLHTHHGMFPLYKKQTPFWWETPKGHKVLVWNGDHYQLGNEFMLLPNTNISYQIRDEFTGDWDKDQFEITEERVFRYVKNLETEGYPYLFVPAMISGVMTDNAPPNPRMMEIIHRFNEKHGEEIEFEVVTLNHFFEILRNETVDIPTYAGDWPDWWADGVGSTPAPTKIYRDAQRKYQLSKKLDPNMQLGNPSFFSEAEHQLMMYAEHTWGYSSSVGEPWNTLVNDLDYRKGAYAVNANSLISRNLDEVLANLGEESLQASREKYFKVINPHERPVTDYTKVHIKHWEDVDGEYFHFKRDGFIEVVDCQKNEILVSQVVMIPGGNDIEFKISLAAKEERLVIIRQIVEKPAGGTESNHAYRGNDGVSDLAPYPGCHQLKNHHVVETDHYRIIFNDTTGIEQMIAKATGANMIHPNAVHAPFTGVYEKTPITTDACQERRRMGRNRKGRITERDVAKLVAIDQVADGALYTTIKMEFALKGTNMYVVMLKVYKELPKIAVTVRIQKQNEWAPENLYIPLPFGDGQNHELYGEKSGSIFRPAIDQIPGSNIDFYLLQNGMVFKNKDQNLMVALKDNPLITLGTLAHHEIELSSERTQAKNKDLIYSWVMNNFWETNFKVDLSGFYEFDYQLYLSVDNETPEALIEKCQELNEGLITFAYNPKENEVK